The following proteins are encoded in a genomic region of Emys orbicularis isolate rEmyOrb1 chromosome 19, rEmyOrb1.hap1, whole genome shotgun sequence:
- the LOC135891861 gene encoding macrophage mannose receptor 1-like, protein MACKATYSNVNIIEPGQEEPWGSEPREKAAVSDVYTEEENEYEAVDPALGARRRQMEQQEARAPEWEWRRGQRWILACATVLGVSVLLNLLLLTLGGVRYMEMASSLERMQAENQRLQDVASGSFLIYSESHQLCVDVTAGGSLTAAPCTPGSPSQHFQWLSRGQLLSVAHQQCVAVPKQLSRMAVRLEPCKAHRELQHWECRANGLLALAKENLYFNYGNSQNHVVMLYTGDGPWSRWVVYGSHEDLCFCSYHVCTPCRRGWTFFQDRCYFHSRFLGTWDAANRSCASLGALLLQVTSLAEQAHIVASMKAPSSWMGLTDQALEGAWMWVDGTHSAANASYWQTGEPNGGQTENCALARQDGHWYDAPCTEQHHWVCEGEP, encoded by the exons ATGGCCTGCAAGGCAACATACAGCAACGTCAACATCATTGAACCAGGACAAGAGGAGCCGTGGGGTTCTGAGCCAAGGGAGAAGGCAG CTGTCAGCGATGTGTACACTGAAGAGGAGAACGAATATGAGGCCGTTGACCCAGCTCTTGGTGCAAGGAGGAGGCAGATGGAGCAGCAGGAGGCTCGGGCTCCAG AGTGGGAGTGGAGACGGGGCCAGCGGTGGATTTTGGCCTGCGCGACTGTCCTGGGAGTCTCTGTGCTGCTGAACCTGCTGCTCCTCACACTTGGTGGTGTCCGAT ACATGGAGATGGCCAGCTCCCTTGAGAGAATGCAAGCGGAGAACCAGCGGCTCCAGGATGTGG cctctggctCCTTCCTGATCTACAGTGAGTCACACCAGCTGTGTGTGGATGTGACAGCTGGTGGCTCCCTGACAGCCGcgccctgcacccctggctccCCCAGCCAGCACTTCCAGTGGCTGTCTCGGGGCCAGCTGCTGAGCGTGGCCCACCAGCAGTGCGTAGCTGTGCCAAAGCAGCTTAGCCGGATGGCTGTGCGCCTGGAGCCCTGCAAGGCCCACCGGGAGCTGCAGCACTGGGAGTGCCGGGCAAACGGGCTGCTGGCCCTCGCCAAGGAGAACCTCTACTTCAACTATGGCAACAGCCAGAACCACGTGGTGATGCTGTACACAGGGGACGGGCCCTGGAGCCGTTGGGTCGTCTATGGGAGCCATGAGGACCTCTGCTTCTGCTCCTATCATG tctgcaCCCCATGTCGCAGGGGGTGGACTTTCTTCCAGGACAGATGCTACTTCCACTCCCGCTTCCTGGGCACCTGGGATGCTGCCAACCGCTCCTGTGCCTCTCTAGGTGCCCTGCTCCTCCAGGTGACCAGCCTTGCTGAGCAG GCTCACATCGTGGCTTCCATGAAAGCACCATCCTCCTGGATGGGCCTCACGGACCAGGCACTCGAGGGGGCTTGGATGTGGGTGGACGGGACTCAttcagcagccaatgccag CTATTGGCAGACAGGGGAGCCCAATGGTGGGCAGACGGAGAACTGTGCGCTGGCACGACAGGATGGGCACTGGTATGACGCCCCATGCACGGAGCAGCACCActgggtgtgtgagggggagcCCTGA